GCGCCTTGATATAGGCGTCCGTCGGCACATCCGGCCCCTCTCCTCCATGAAGAAAGAGTAGCGTCGGCCCATTACCCACGGTGATCAGATCAATGTCGCAACCGCTTACAGACGTAGTCAGGCGACGCTCCGCCATGCTGTCATTCACCAAGTTCGTTTCCTCAATCTACGACCAGCTTCACCGACTGCCAGTATTCTTAAAGATTTGTCTGGCGGATCTGCTTTCTCAGAGCACTGCCGTTGGGAGACCAGCAACACACCTTAGGGAGAACACCCGCGTTAGCGCTGAACTCTCAGAAGCAATAGAATAAGAGCGGTTTTGACTGGCGATCGCAAATGAGTTATCGTCATTTATTCATTCCTCCAGCTCATCAACTCTAGCGGTTAATCGCCCTCCGCCGTGAAGCGAACCCTGCCATCATTGAGCACGCTTGCTGTTTTTGAGGCGGCCGCAAGGCACAGCAGCTTCACTCGAGCTGGAGAGGAATTGGGACTTACACAAAGTGCCGTTAGTCGGCAGATTGCTCATCTCGAGAGATTTCTTGGCGTGCATCTTTTTGAACGGATCAGACGACGCGTCGTTTTGACCGACGCCGGCACGACTTACGCAACCAAGATTCGGAGCGCGCTCGATCACGCGGAAGCCGCAACGCTACAAGTTCTCGCATCCAAGAGTGGTGAGCATGTTCTACACATTTGCTCCCTTGTAACGTTTGCATCGCACTGGCTTACGCCAAGGCTTGCATCCTTTGCGAAAGAACACCCCGACATCGCTCTTCAGATCTCAAGCTACCACCATCGTTCGTTCGACCTTGTGGCGAACGACGTTGATGTCGCAATCCATTACGGCGAGCCGTCGTGGCCAGACGGCCTCGTGGATCGACTTATGGAGGAAGAGATTGTTCCTGCCTGTAGCCCGTCCTATGCAAAATCGATAGGCCTTAGGTCAGCCAAGGGCCTCGGAAGAGCGACTCTACTTCAGCAGACCACACGGCCAGACGCATGGATTGATCTACTTGCGTCGTTAAAATGCAGCGATATTAATGCGTTGCGCGGACCACGATTTGCGCTCTATTCAATGCTGATCGAAGCAGCAATGGCTGGGCTTGGAATTGGAGCAATCCCCCAGTTCCTAATTGAAGATCACCTTGCAAACGGCCAACTCATCCGTCCCTTCAAGGGGTCGGTGCGAAGCCGATACACTTATTATCTTGTCTATCCAGAGGCGAAGCGACAGCTACGAGAAGTCAAAGCCTTCAGAACCTGGATATTGCGAGAGGCACGAAGAGAAAATTTCAAAGCTCGAAAGCCGTCAACCTAGATGTCGAAATAGGGCGCGTTCTTCGATCTGGTTCATTGGCTCATGCCGCACTTGCGGACACTTGGTTATTCACTGCCGGCGTCACTTCGCTCATAAGTCTGTTCATAGATTCATGAACTCGTTCGGTCGGCAAATTCCCAAAATTTTGTAACGTCATCACGTGTTGAACGCCCATCTGTTTGAGCGCAACAAGCTTATCCTCTACCGTCTTAACGGATCCAAAAAGATGGATGCCATTTTTCATTGCGTCATCATAAGTCGACTTCCGCGCGTAAAGTCGAGTGTCCACATAGAGATCGAAAGCATCTGCAGCAGTTTCGCGAGCCTTCTGGTCTGTTTCAGCAACATGCGTATGCAATGCGAGCGCTAGACTGTTGTCGTCCGCCGGCACGCCTGCTTCAACTCGGCCGCGACGGAATTCGGAAACAATTTCGGCAATGTCTTCGAACTTATCAACCGACGCATACGGAACACAAAGCAGATTATTACCTTGTTTTCCAACGTGGTACGCGGCCTCTTTACGCAGGACGGCAACATAGATTGGGACTGAAGCTTGGATGGGCGTGACGTTCAGCTTAACATCTTTGAAATTATGGTATTGACCGGCATGACTGCAACGCTTGCCCGAAAGCAGCTTTTTCACCGCGGCCAGCACTTCGTCGAAGCGATCACGCTTTTCAGCTGGATCAACCCCATAGCCCCCGAATTCGTGCGGTAGATACCCAGAACCGACGCCATACATAAGGCGCCCCCCCGACAAGAGGTCCACCATCGCGTAATTCTCTGCGATGGTAAGGGGGTTATGGAAAGTGAGGATTGAGATCGCCGTTCCCAATCGCAGACGTTGCGTGCGCTGCGCTATTGCCGCGAGCATAATGGCTGGGTTCGGCACGGCGCCGTATTCATGGAAATGGTGCTCTGCAACCCAGAATGTGTCATAGCCCAACCCATCAGCGAGGACAGCTTGGGAAATAACCTCTTCATAGAGCGCGGCCACTGATCGGTTATGAGACGGATAATGATCTTGCACGGAAAAAATCGAGAGACGCATGCCACCCTCTTTTACGTAATGTGATATCATTTACGTATTATGTAAATATGGGATCGATGCATGTCAACTTCAAAATCCGCCCCCGGTGACTCGGGTGAGGCTGCTGGACTCGAGCGCGGAGGCGTCCAATCCGTAGAGATTGGAATGAAAATTCTGAAGGTCCTCGCAGATGCGGGAGGGAGCGAAAACCTTGGAAAAATCGCGACTTCGGCCGGCGTGCCTCCAGCGAAAGCGCACCGATATCTAGTCAGTCTCATGCGTTCAGGATTTGTAGAGCGGGATTCAAAGAACCGGTACGTAGTTGGACCCGAGGCCCTTCGCATTGGACTTATCGCTTTGGCTAGGATCGATGTCGTCGAAGTAGCCGATGCTGAATTAAAGTTACTCAGGGATAAGATTCAGGGAGCATTGCTCCTCGCTATTTGGGGAGCCAGCGGGCCAACTATCGTCAGATGGATTGAATCAACTCGGGACGTGACCGTAAACGTCCGTGCGGGCTCCAACATGCCGCTTCTGCGATCGGCGACAGGCCAAATCTTTGCGGCTTACCTACCTGAATCGATTGTGTGGCCACATATTGACCGTGAAATAGACGAGATGAAACGCCGAAAGCTTGCCGCTCCGTCGCCAAGTGAGGTCAGGCGCCGCCTAGAGAAGGTGCGGACCGTAGGACTTGCCCACACGGGCGGGGAAATGCTGCCAGGCGTTCTCGCATTGGCAGCGCCACTATTTAACAATCAGCATGAGCTTGTGGGCGCGATCGCCGCACTCGGACCAAACGGCTTCTTCGATGACTCGATTGATGGTGAAAATGCTCACGAACTGCTGTACACGGCTCAGGCTATTTCGCAGCGCTTAGGAGCACTAATCACTGCTTAATATCACTGCGCCACAATTAGTTTAGCGCCTCATCCAAGATACGCGCGTTCGAGCCGGGGATCATCGAGCATTGCACTAGCAGTTCCCTCGTGCGTGATTGATCCTACTTCAAAAACATATGCGTAATCCGCCACCTCTAAAGCTGCGCGCGCATTTTGTTCAACGAGCAACATAGAGGTCCCCCGCGCCTTTAGTGCAAGAATAACTTTAAACACATCCTTGATGATAAGAGGAGCAAGTCCAAGGCTGGGTTCATCAAGCATGAGCAGTTTTGGATTAACCATCAGAGCTCGCCCCATGGCAAGCATTTGACGCTCCCCACCAGACAGCGTCGCAGCCATCTGTGTCCGGCGCTTCGCTAAAACTGGAAATAGATCGCCGATCTCATCGATCCGTCGTGACGCCGCTTGACGGTTTAACCTAAAACCTCCCAATCTCAAATTATCTTCGACCGAGAGAGAACCAAACAGTTCTCGACGTTCCGGAACGAGCGTCATTCCATCTGCTACACGCTGCTCCGTCGGTATCTTTTTTAGCGATTTCCCCTCAAATAGAATACTTCCTTGCGATCCCACAATGCCAATCAATGCATTTAGTAGAGACGACTTCCCCGCACCGTTAGAACCAAGCACAGCCACCACCGAGCCTGGCTCAACTTGCAGAGTACACTCACGAACCGCATGCACTCGGTCGTAGGATACGGACAGATTCATAACCTGAAGAATTGGACTTATCATGTGACGCCACCGAGATAAGCCCGTATCACTTCGGGATCAGCACGGATCGCATCAGGCCGGCCCTCAGCCAGCTTCGATCCGAAATTCATAACGATCAGCCGGTCGACCAAGCCCATTACAAACTCCATATCGTGCTCTACCATCAGGATCGTGATCCCCTCCGCACGTAGTGATTGTAATAACTCCGCAAGTTTTTCCTTCTCACTCTTTCGCAGCCCAGCGGCAGGCTCATCGAGCATCAGCAAGGCAGGTGAAAGGCAGAGAGCGCGGGCCACTTCAACGATGCGCTGCTGCCCAAGAGCAAGAGTTGTCGCAGGCTCGTACGCTAACGCAGAGAGCCCTACCCGCTCCAGCTTGTTGTAAGCTTCAGCGAAAGCCGCACCATCTTCACTTGAATTCAGCGCAAGTGTTCCCCGGATCGCACCCGATCGGGTGCGCAAATGTGTGCCGAGCACAACATTCTCAATAACTGACATTTCAGGAACAAGCTTTACGTGCTGGAAGGTCCGAGCCACGCCGAGCTGCGCGACGTCCCGCGAAATCCACCTGGAGATGTCCTGCCCTCGATAGACTACGCGCCCGCTGTCCGCCTGGATAACGCCCGTCAGAAGATTAAATGTGGTGCTTTTTCCTGCACCATTGGGGCCGATAAGGCCTACGACCTCTCCCGCGGATAACTGCAAACTCATATCTCTGACAGCATGCAATCCGCCGAATGATTTACTGAGACCTTCCACGTTGAGAAGTATTGTGTTTCTCTCGGGCAGTGGCGCAATGGGAAGCTTCGGCCCTTCCTCCATCTTGAACTTGCGCTTCTTCGAACTCTTCTTAGTCGTTCGTATAATCTTAGAAAACGACGGCCATACCCCCTCAGGAGCCCACTGCAAGAGCGCCACGAGCGCAATACCAAAAACGACCGCTTCAAAGTTCTGATTGCTCCCAAACACGTGCGGAAGGACGTTTTGTAGCTGATCTTGAGTCAGCGTGACTATCGCGGATCCAAGAAGCGCACCCCCAATGTTTGATACGCCACCGACAACTGCCTTTAGCACGTACTCGATACTTACACTGAGCCCGAACGGAGTTGGATTGATTGCACGTTGAAGATGCGCGAACAGCCACCCAGAAAGTCCTGCCAGACATGCGGAGTAGACAAAAGCAACCTGTCTGGCTGCTGTCGAGTTAATACCATTTGCTTCCGCAACAGTTCGCCCACCGCGGAGGGCTCGAACTGAACGTCCAACCCGACTGTACAAGAAATTGTGGGTCGCAAGCATGGAAAGAAGTACAGCCACTAGAATCACATAGTAGAACTCGCTCGGATCTCGGAGCGGCATTCCAAAGAATGAAACCGGCTTTATGGACGTTATGCCATCGAAACGACCTAGAAGATCTGAAACACCGAACGCATAGAAAAGCGTAATGCTCCACGCAATTGTCGCGAGCGCCAGATAGTGACCTGAAAGCCGTAACGTCACCACCCCAATTAAGTATGCTGAAAATCCTGTCAGCGCTATTGCGGGAATTAGCGCAACCCATGGGGATACCAGATTGGCAGACAGAAGAGCTGCCGTATACGCGCCTACACCAACAAATGCCGCTTGGGCAAAGGATGTAATCGATGCGCAACCGGTCAATACCACCACGCCCATAACAACGATCGTGCTTATACCGATCGTGTTGAGGAGGGTAATCCAGAACCTAGGGACAAACGGCAACACTGGAAGCAGCGCGAATAGAAAAATGATCGCTATTACGATTACCCTACGCATGTCATTCCTCTTCGTCGACGTGCTTTGACGAATAGGAGCGCCACAGCAGGATTGGCACCATCAAACTGAATACAATGATCTCTTTGTACTCACTCGACCAGTAGCTGGAAAATGATTCGATCACGCCAACCATGATCGCGCCGACAACAGCAACCGGATAACTTACCATGCCGGCGATGATCGCCCCGATAAATGCTTTCAATCCAATTACAAACCCGGAGTCATAGTAGACTGTCGTCTGAGGAGCGATAAGCACTCCGGCCAGAGCTCCGATAAAAGCAGCCGCCGCAAAGGCGATTCTTCCGGACCGGTCGATCGGAAGACCAACGAGACGAGCGCCTAGACGATTTACTGCGGTAGCAACCAGGATTTTACCGGACAATGTTCGGGAGAAAAACAGATATAGCGCTGCCACCAGAACCACGGTTACCCCGATTATCCACGTGGATTGACCGCTAATGTTCAACGCACCAAGCTGCAAAGACGCGCTGACCCACGACGTTGTCCGTGACCCTTCTGGCCCGAAGAAATAAAGACCCAGACCCGTCAGCGCCAAATGAACGCCAATTGCAGCGATCAATAGAGTTAGTATTGATGCATCGGCTATCCGTTGGAATGCAACGCGGTAAATAAAAGGCCCCATAAGCGTGACAATGGCTACGCTAAGAACAACTGAATAGAGCAATCCGAACTCGCGTGAAGGCAACCATACCGTAAGGCACAGCAATGCAAACGGCGCAACGATCGTTTCGAGCAAGAGCCCAACCAAGCCCCAGCCCCGATTCTTGGTCGGCTCGAGCCAGAGAGCAACGACAGCAGACGCAACCCCTAGAACTACCAGCAAGTATACAGTTGGAGGAACTTTTCCTTCCTCAATCATTGCCAGGGTAAGTGCACCAAATGCAATGAACTCACCCTGGGGAAGAAAAATGATCCTCGTCACTGCAAAAACAAGGATCAATGCCAGCGCGAGCAGCGCGTAGACGGCGCCGTTCACGATCCCATCCTGACAGAGGATAAGAAATATATCGGTATTCAAGATCCGCTCTTCTTATTGGAGGCGCCTAAATACTACTCAGCTTTCTCACTACTGGAGAAGCTTCCACTTGCCGTTTTCGATCACAACCATTACTCGCGCACGATTGTCGAACCCGTTGTGATCGTCCTTACTCATGTTCACTACCCCATGGGTGACCGGAACATTCTTAAGAGTTTCCAGGGCATCACGAAGAGCTGCACGAAACTCCGGTGTGCCCGGCTTCGCATTCTTAAGTGCAACAGGGATGGCCTTCTCCAAAAGAAGAGCAGCATCCATCGCGTGCGCGCCGAAAGTCGCGACACTCCCGGGACCCCATGTATCTTCGTATCTTTTTACGTAATCCAAGGCGATCGACTTCGTCGGATTGCTATCCGGAAGCTGGGCGGCCACTAGCATTGGACCAGTGGGCACAAAGGTCCCCTCAAGATCCTTTCCGCCAACGCGAAGAAAGTCCGTGTTGGCCACACCATGATTTTGGTAAATAGGCTTCTTGTAGCCCCTTTCACGAAGCGTCTTTTGCGGTAAGGCTGCCGGTGTCCCCGATGCAGCAATCATTACAGCGTCGGGATTTGCTGCAATAACTTTCAGCACCTGCCCGGTTACACTTGAGTCTGTTCGCGCATATCGTTCGGTAGCGACAAGTTTGATCCCGGCCTTTTCTAAGGCACGCGTCATCTCAGCCAGCCATCCATCTCCATAAGAATCACCAAAGGTCACAAGTGCGGCTGTTTTCGCTCCAGACTTGGCCATGTGCTCAGCTATCGCGTCGGCCATAACAAAATCATGCTGTGGCGTCTTAAACATCCACGCACGCTTCTCATCCATCGGCAAGACTATTCGTGGTGAGCTCGCTACCGAGATGAACGGCACCCTCGTTTCAGAGGCGACCTCCACCAACGCCAAGGAGACAGGCGTAGTACTTGAGCCAATGACCGCATCAACGTTCTCTTCTGCGATTAACTTGCGGGCGTTAGAAACACCCTTCGCGGTGTCGGACGCATCGTCCAAAACGATCCATCTGATCTTTTCCCCGCCTGCCTCGGTTGGAAAGAGTGAAATGGAGTTTCGAACTGGGATACCCAATGAGGCCGCCGGCCCAGTGGTTGAAATTGTGAGCCCGATCTTGACCTCCGCCGTGGCGGCATCGATCCCTGAGCACGCTGCTAAAATCAAAACCAAAAGCGTTGAAAGCCTGATCACACTCCCCTCCCTTACTTGTTGCGTTTCCTCGGTCGTTCTATCTATTTTGTAACGCGTTTCGTTTTTTTTCAAACGCGTCTTATTTTGTCAACCCTCTGGTCAGACAGGACCCCCCATGAAAACCGGCGCCACTGTGGTAGAGATCAACGAAAAATTTGGTGTTCAGACGGTGGATCTCGGCGTTCGCGTCCTAAGTGCTCTCGCGGAGTTGGGCGGCGAAGCTTCGCTTGCAGACATAGCGCGGTCCACCGGGTTAGCCCGAGCCAAAGTGCACCGCTACCTAGTAAGTCTCACGCGCTCCGAGTATGTGGAACAAGACAGTGTCACAAGCCACTACAGATTGGGCGGTGAAGCTCTGCGGGTTGGTCTCGTTGCACTGCAACGAGTCGATGCGGTCGAACTTGGCAGCCCTCTACTTCGGCAACTTGCCAATGACTTAGGGCAAACTGCGCTACTGGCCGTATGGGGTAGCGGCGGCCCGACAGTCGTTCGCTGGTTTGAGTCGCGCCAATTGGTCACCGTGAATGTGCGCATCGGGTCGGTCCTACCCGTCCTGCGCTCCGCAACAGGAAGGGTTTTCGCTGCTTTTCTGCATCAACGTGTTGTTCAGCCATGGATCAAGCGTGAGTTGAACTCGAACAGGAAAAACTTCCCTCAAATCGCGAACACGGGAATTGCAAATAAGATCATTGACGAAACACGGACGCAGGGGCTCGGACACGTCCAGGGCACAATGCTTCCTGGAATAGTATCTTTAAGTGCTCCTGTATTTAACGCCCAAAGCGAACTCGCAGTTGCAATGACTGTCCTGGGGCCTGTCGGCGCTCTTAATGATTCTCCAAACGGTCCGGTTGGGGCCGCACTAAAGGATGTAGCAAATAAGCTCTCACGTCGGCTCGGAAAAACGAACAGTTGACTTTGCTTTCCGGGGACATTTTTTACTTCGCGCTGCCTAGGACGGCTGCTAGTCCAGTCGACTTGGTTGCCTGCGCGGTGTAACAAGATTCGAGTTTCTTCAAATCTTCCAACGGCAACTCCAAATCTACCGCAGCAATAGCCTCATCCAAATGGGAGTCTTCGAGAACGCCGCAGATTAATGTACTAATGGCTGGATTCGAGAGCACCCAACTCATTGCGACACGCGCGACGGGTACATTCAGGCGTGCCGCAATGTCACTTGCGACGTTCAGAATTGCTCGATCCTGACTCGTTCCATAAAGCGAATGCGCCTTCGCGTCTGTTTCAGCCCTCAACGCATCGCGTTCACTCAAAGCGCCACCCGTGCGGTTCCCTGCGAGCCAGCCGCGAGCCAAAGGCGAATAGACCATTATGCCAAGATTTTCGTGCCGACATAGCGGAATTAGATCACGCTCATCCTCTCGATAACATAAGTTGTACTGAATTTGCGCCACTCTTGGCTTGGCGTTACATGCGTACTTTCCAAAATAGACGGCATGCGCCGCTTTCCAGGCAGGCAGATTAGAGAAGCCTACATACAGCACCTTGCCGCTGCGTACCAATTCCGCCATCACGCCCATTGTTTCTTCAATAGGAGTGAACGGATCCTCTTCGTGGATCATAAAAACATCAATGTAGTCAGTTTGTAGTCGCTTCAGCGATTCATGGACAGAATCCAAAAGGTGCTTCCGAGACAATCCTCGGTCATTTTGGTCAGGGCTCATCGGCAACCCCGCTTTCGTAGAAATCACAACCTTCTTCCGATCAGTAAGGCTACGAATCGCATTCCCTAGAAATTCCTCGCTGCGACCGTATGAGTAAAAATCAGCGGTATCGAAAACATTGATGCCCGCCTCCAGGGATCGCTTTACAAAATGCATCGAGGCTTCGGATGGCAGCGTCCATTTCTGCCACTCGCGTTCGCCAAACGACATCATTCCCAAACAAAGCTTTGAAACCTTGATCCCTGAATCACCAAGATTGGAATATTTCACGCGTTCCTCCGAATGCCCCGCGCGCACTACCGGTCAAAACCGAATCGCGTTCTTGCGATGAGGCGAGATGCATGCTGTCGGGTCCTGAGCCGCTAGGTACGCTGTACAGGCGTGTCAGTAGCTATCGAGGCATGGTGCGCCTCAATAGCGTCCTGATCGCTATCGCTCTCTGTACCGTGTCCGTTCGGCCGTTATTGTTTCGATTTTTCACCAGTGTCCTTGATGACTTTGGCCCATCTCGCGAGGTCGGACTTCACCAACGCAGTGAGATCGTCCGGTGTACTGGTCTTTGGTTCAATTCCTTGAGCGGCCAAGCGTTCTCGTACGTCTGGAAGAGTGAAGATTCTCCGAACCTCCTCGTTGATTTTCACCACGACATCCCGAGGAGTGCCCGCTGGTGCAACGAGTGCGATCCAAATGTCGGTTTCAAAACCGGGCAGGTCCTCAGAAACTGTAGGGACGTCTTGCAAGTACGGCAACCGCTTGTCGCTCGTAACTGCTACAGCGCGTAACTTTCTATCCTTGACGAGAGGAAGCATCGTATTGATGGCGCCAAACGCTAATTGAACTTGGCCTGAAATCAAATCGGTGATCATCGGGCTTGCCCCGCGATAGGGCACATGCTGCATCTTTACTCCGGCCATTGATGCGAAAAGATCGCCGGAAAGATGCTGCGGCGTGCCGTATCCGGCCGAGCCAAACGTCAACTTCTCCGGGTCACTTTTTGCGAGAGAGATCAACTCCTTAACCGACTTCACGGGAAGAGTAGAAGGGACAGCCAACAGGACCGGAATTGTTCCAACCAAGCTGATTGGCGCAAAATCTTTTAATGGATCGAATGGCGTTCCATCGTTCAGCGTGGGATTGATGGAAAGTATATTATTCGCGGCAATCAGGAGGGTGTAGCCATCTGCTGGCGATTTCGCTACGAGGTCCGCACCAATGTTGCCTCCCGCGCCCGGCTTGTTTTCAACGACAACCGGCTGCCCCCAAGCCTCCTGGAGCTTCTGAGCAACTGTTCGTCCGAGCACATCATTGCCTCCGCCGGCCGTAAACGGAACAATAATTCTAATCGATCGCGATGGGTAGTTCTGCGCAATTGCTTCAGAATGACCGATCATTCCGACAATCAATAGCGCAAATAGCCCAACAAGCGCGTCGCGCACTAAGCGTTCAACAGCGCCTCCGATTTTAAGGCTCTTCTTAGTCATAGCTATTCCACGATCACAGATGTTGATGATCTTAAGCGAACCGCTTTCGCCTAAGCGCTCTAACCTTGCCAGTTCACGAATTCTTTGAAGCAGAGATGCTTTCTGAAAAGCCGCCCAGTTCCATCGAAGTTGTAGGCATCATGCTGCATTGAGCCGGAGCGCAAATGCTCGTGTCCAGATCTTGATTTCTTCCACAATTCCCTCCCTGAAGAGCAGCTTCGCGCTGTCGATTATGTTTCTTAGCCTCTCAAGTCGCGACACTTAGTGTTCTAACCATCAAGACTCTTAGTTTTCTAAGTATCTAATCTAGATCAAGATGTCAAGAAGAGTCGATTGTGCGCCGCAGCAATACAGTGGCGGTGGCCGCGAGATTTCTAAAAGCCGCGCCCCTTAAGCAGGCGAATTCACAACAGAATATCGCCCTCAACTATTGTGATAGGCGCCTCGCTTCGCGCAGATAGTCCGGTTCCACGTAGGCGCCCGGATCGCGGGATGCTGCCTCTGGCAGGATCCGCTCTGCAATGAGGACATCGATCACCTTCGCTAAGCCTGGCTGGCTGATCGAAACATCGCGGGTAATAGCGTTTGTCTCTGTGTAGTATTCCCACGCCCGTTCGGCATACTTTAGGGGCGTGGGCAACTCCCTTGCTGCAATTTCTGCCGCGCCTTGCTTGTTACGAAACACCCATTCTGTCCCACGAATCATCGCTCTCAGGAAGCCAACGACCGTTGAACGGTTCGACCGCGCCCATCGGGTATCCGTATTAATCGACACAAACTGCCAATCTGGGATGTAATCGACAATACTTCCGAGATTCCTCAGCCCTACTTCCTCGGCAACGTAGCTCCACGGGATCGATTGGAGACCCGCATCAATCGTTCCGTCGATGAGCGCTTTGTGACGCGGGGGTACTC
The genomic region above belongs to Pseudorhodoplanes sinuspersici and contains:
- a CDS encoding LLM class flavin-dependent oxidoreductase, whose translation is MRLSIFSVQDHYPSHNRSVAALYEEVISQAVLADGLGYDTFWVAEHHFHEYGAVPNPAIMLAAIAQRTQRLRLGTAISILTFHNPLTIAENYAMVDLLSGGRLMYGVGSGYLPHEFGGYGVDPAEKRDRFDEVLAAVKKLLSGKRCSHAGQYHNFKDVKLNVTPIQASVPIYVAVLRKEAAYHVGKQGNNLLCVPYASVDKFEDIAEIVSEFRRGRVEAGVPADDNSLALALHTHVAETDQKARETAADAFDLYVDTRLYARKSTYDDAMKNGIHLFGSVKTVEDKLVALKQMGVQHVMTLQNFGNLPTERVHESMNRLMSEVTPAVNNQVSASAA
- the gcvA gene encoding transcriptional regulator GcvA; this encodes MKRTLPSLSTLAVFEAAARHSSFTRAGEELGLTQSAVSRQIAHLERFLGVHLFERIRRRVVLTDAGTTYATKIRSALDHAEAATLQVLASKSGEHVLHICSLVTFASHWLTPRLASFAKEHPDIALQISSYHHRSFDLVANDVDVAIHYGEPSWPDGLVDRLMEEEIVPACSPSYAKSIGLRSAKGLGRATLLQQTTRPDAWIDLLASLKCSDINALRGPRFALYSMLIEAAMAGLGIGAIPQFLIEDHLANGQLIRPFKGSVRSRYTYYLVYPEAKRQLREVKAFRTWILREARRENFKARKPST
- a CDS encoding branched-chain amino acid ABC transporter permease is translated as MNTDIFLILCQDGIVNGAVYALLALALILVFAVTRIIFLPQGEFIAFGALTLAMIEEGKVPPTVYLLVVLGVASAVVALWLEPTKNRGWGLVGLLLETIVAPFALLCLTVWLPSREFGLLYSVVLSVAIVTLMGPFIYRVAFQRIADASILTLLIAAIGVHLALTGLGLYFFGPEGSRTTSWVSASLQLGALNISGQSTWIIGVTVVLVAALYLFFSRTLSGKILVATAVNRLGARLVGLPIDRSGRIAFAAAAFIGALAGVLIAPQTTVYYDSGFVIGLKAFIGAIIAGMVSYPVAVVGAIMVGVIESFSSYWSSEYKEIIVFSLMVPILLWRSYSSKHVDEEE
- a CDS encoding IclR family transcriptional regulator; the encoded protein is MKTGATVVEINEKFGVQTVDLGVRVLSALAELGGEASLADIARSTGLARAKVHRYLVSLTRSEYVEQDSVTSHYRLGGEALRVGLVALQRVDAVELGSPLLRQLANDLGQTALLAVWGSGGPTVVRWFESRQLVTVNVRIGSVLPVLRSATGRVFAAFLHQRVVQPWIKRELNSNRKNFPQIANTGIANKIIDETRTQGLGHVQGTMLPGIVSLSAPVFNAQSELAVAMTVLGPVGALNDSPNGPVGAALKDVANKLSRRLGKTNS
- a CDS encoding aldo/keto reductase, whose amino-acid sequence is MKYSNLGDSGIKVSKLCLGMMSFGEREWQKWTLPSEASMHFVKRSLEAGINVFDTADFYSYGRSEEFLGNAIRSLTDRKKVVISTKAGLPMSPDQNDRGLSRKHLLDSVHESLKRLQTDYIDVFMIHEEDPFTPIEETMGVMAELVRSGKVLYVGFSNLPAWKAAHAVYFGKYACNAKPRVAQIQYNLCYREDERDLIPLCRHENLGIMVYSPLARGWLAGNRTGGALSERDALRAETDAKAHSLYGTSQDRAILNVASDIAARLNVPVARVAMSWVLSNPAISTLICGVLEDSHLDEAIAAVDLELPLEDLKKLESCYTAQATKSTGLAAVLGSAK
- a CDS encoding ABC transporter ATP-binding protein — protein: MISPILQVMNLSVSYDRVHAVRECTLQVEPGSVVAVLGSNGAGKSSLLNALIGIVGSQGSILFEGKSLKKIPTEQRVADGMTLVPERRELFGSLSVEDNLRLGGFRLNRQAASRRIDEIGDLFPVLAKRRTQMAATLSGGERQMLAMGRALMVNPKLLMLDEPSLGLAPLIIKDVFKVILALKARGTSMLLVEQNARAALEVADYAYVFEVGSITHEGTASAMLDDPRLERAYLG
- a CDS encoding IclR family transcriptional regulator, whose product is MSTSKSAPGDSGEAAGLERGGVQSVEIGMKILKVLADAGGSENLGKIATSAGVPPAKAHRYLVSLMRSGFVERDSKNRYVVGPEALRIGLIALARIDVVEVADAELKLLRDKIQGALLLAIWGASGPTIVRWIESTRDVTVNVRAGSNMPLLRSATGQIFAAYLPESIVWPHIDREIDEMKRRKLAAPSPSEVRRRLEKVRTVGLAHTGGEMLPGVLALAAPLFNNQHELVGAIAALGPNGFFDDSIDGENAHELLYTAQAISQRLGALITA
- a CDS encoding ABC transporter permease subunit → MRRVIVIAIIFLFALLPVLPFVPRFWITLLNTIGISTIVVMGVVVLTGCASITSFAQAAFVGVGAYTAALLSANLVSPWVALIPAIALTGFSAYLIGVVTLRLSGHYLALATIAWSITLFYAFGVSDLLGRFDGITSIKPVSFFGMPLRDPSEFYYVILVAVLLSMLATHNFLYSRVGRSVRALRGGRTVAEANGINSTAARQVAFVYSACLAGLSGWLFAHLQRAINPTPFGLSVSIEYVLKAVVGGVSNIGGALLGSAIVTLTQDQLQNVLPHVFGSNQNFEAVVFGIALVALLQWAPEGVWPSFSKIIRTTKKSSKKRKFKMEEGPKLPIAPLPERNTILLNVEGLSKSFGGLHAVRDMSLQLSAGEVVGLIGPNGAGKSTTFNLLTGVIQADSGRVVYRGQDISRWISRDVAQLGVARTFQHVKLVPEMSVIENVVLGTHLRTRSGAIRGTLALNSSEDGAAFAEAYNKLERVGLSALAYEPATTLALGQQRIVEVARALCLSPALLMLDEPAAGLRKSEKEKLAELLQSLRAEGITILMVEHDMEFVMGLVDRLIVMNFGSKLAEGRPDAIRADPEVIRAYLGGVT
- a CDS encoding ABC transporter substrate-binding protein, which produces MKKNETRYKIDRTTEETQQVREGSVIRLSTLLVLILAACSGIDAATAEVKIGLTISTTGPAASLGIPVRNSISLFPTEAGGEKIRWIVLDDASDTAKGVSNARKLIAEENVDAVIGSSTTPVSLALVEVASETRVPFISVASSPRIVLPMDEKRAWMFKTPQHDFVMADAIAEHMAKSGAKTAALVTFGDSYGDGWLAEMTRALEKAGIKLVATERYARTDSSVTGQVLKVIAANPDAVMIAASGTPAALPQKTLRERGYKKPIYQNHGVANTDFLRVGGKDLEGTFVPTGPMLVAAQLPDSNPTKSIALDYVKRYEDTWGPGSVATFGAHAMDAALLLEKAIPVALKNAKPGTPEFRAALRDALETLKNVPVTHGVVNMSKDDHNGFDNRARVMVVIENGKWKLLQ